The following coding sequences lie in one uncultured Mailhella sp. genomic window:
- the fusA gene encoding elongation factor G translates to MRQDTMKNLRNIGIIAHIDAGKTTLSERILFYTRKIHRMGEVHDGTATMDFMPEEQERGITIAAAASTCHWKDWTLNLIDTPGHVDFTIEVERSLRVLDGAVGVFCAVGGVEPQSETVWRQSESFGVPKIAFVNKMDRVGANFAAVLDALHARLGANPAPVTVPLGEGPDFYAVADVIAMKKLVFDEDSQGQNMEVLPLEESEKEEALLWRDKLLETLGENDDAFMELYLEERFSEDDIHAALKRSTLARKVTPVLAGSALKNAGVQPLLDAVGRYLPSPLDVPAPHGTTVDGKEEKVLDVSPDAPFCGLVFKVLMEGGRKTALVRVYSGRLKDGDVVRNTALNKEERVSRMFRMDADQQEQLAEASSGDIIAVLGLRSARTGDTMAAPGLDILLENLEEVKPVISMALEPRNADEGKTLDEALARYCAEDPTLGVTQDEGSGDRIISGMGELHLDVVMERMRREYGISPRAGQPQVVARETVRAEGEGRGLFDRELGTVHHIGEVVLTMSPAGRDKGNSLSLAENVAHPADPKDAIPKILVDEVLQGISDSLLSGPQTGYPVQDVNIVVTFIRKEGATAAGCRMAAAMAVRDAMEKARPTVLEPIMSVEIVAPEEALGASISLFQNCGGKVEELGERGGMRYLSGMAPMRKLFGFSTALRSATQGRAGFTLRFKHYDSM, encoded by the coding sequence ATGAGGCAGGACACCATGAAAAACCTGCGCAACATCGGCATCATCGCCCACATCGACGCAGGCAAGACCACGCTCAGCGAACGCATTCTGTTTTACACGCGCAAGATTCACCGCATGGGCGAAGTGCATGACGGCACGGCCACCATGGACTTCATGCCCGAAGAGCAGGAACGCGGCATCACCATTGCGGCGGCCGCCTCCACCTGTCACTGGAAGGACTGGACCCTGAACCTCATCGACACTCCAGGACACGTGGACTTCACCATTGAAGTGGAACGTTCGCTGCGCGTGCTCGACGGCGCGGTGGGCGTATTCTGCGCGGTGGGCGGCGTGGAGCCGCAGTCGGAAACGGTGTGGCGGCAGTCGGAGTCGTTCGGCGTGCCCAAGATCGCCTTCGTGAACAAGATGGACCGCGTGGGCGCAAACTTTGCCGCCGTGCTCGACGCGCTGCACGCGAGGCTCGGGGCGAATCCCGCGCCCGTGACCGTGCCGCTCGGCGAAGGCCCGGACTTCTACGCCGTGGCCGACGTGATCGCCATGAAGAAGCTCGTGTTCGACGAAGACTCGCAGGGGCAGAACATGGAAGTGCTGCCGCTTGAGGAAAGCGAAAAGGAAGAGGCGCTTCTGTGGCGGGACAAGCTGCTGGAAACGCTGGGCGAGAACGACGACGCGTTCATGGAGCTCTACCTTGAGGAGCGCTTTTCCGAAGACGACATTCATGCGGCGCTCAAGCGGTCGACGCTTGCGCGCAAGGTGACGCCCGTGCTGGCGGGCTCGGCGCTGAAGAACGCGGGCGTGCAGCCTCTGCTCGACGCCGTGGGCCGCTACCTGCCCTCGCCGCTGGACGTGCCCGCCCCGCACGGCACCACCGTTGACGGCAAGGAGGAAAAGGTGCTCGACGTGAGCCCCGACGCGCCCTTCTGCGGACTGGTGTTCAAGGTGCTCATGGAAGGCGGCCGCAAGACTGCGCTCGTGCGCGTGTATTCGGGCCGCCTGAAGGACGGCGACGTGGTGCGCAACACGGCCCTGAACAAGGAAGAGCGCGTGTCGCGCATGTTCCGCATGGACGCCGATCAGCAGGAACAGCTTGCCGAGGCCTCGTCGGGCGACATCATTGCCGTGCTCGGCCTGCGCTCCGCCCGCACGGGCGACACCATGGCCGCTCCGGGTCTCGACATTCTGCTGGAGAATCTGGAAGAGGTGAAGCCCGTCATTTCCATGGCGCTCGAACCGCGCAACGCCGACGAAGGCAAAACGCTGGACGAAGCGCTCGCCCGCTACTGCGCGGAAGATCCCACGCTCGGCGTGACGCAGGACGAAGGCTCGGGCGACCGCATCATTTCGGGCATGGGCGAACTGCATCTCGACGTGGTGATGGAGCGCATGCGCCGCGAATACGGCATCAGCCCGCGCGCCGGACAGCCGCAGGTGGTGGCGCGCGAAACCGTGCGCGCCGAAGGCGAGGGCCGCGGCCTGTTCGATCGCGAACTCGGCACGGTGCATCACATAGGCGAAGTCGTGCTCACCATGTCCCCGGCCGGACGCGACAAGGGCAATTCTCTCTCACTTGCCGAGAACGTCGCGCATCCCGCCGACCCGAAGGACGCCATTCCCAAGATTCTCGTCGATGAAGTGCTTCAGGGCATTTCCGACAGCCTGCTCTCCGGCCCCCAGACCGGCTATCCGGTGCAGGACGTCAACATCGTCGTGACCTTCATCCGCAAGGAAGGAGCCACCGCGGCGGGCTGCCGCATGGCCGCCGCCATGGCCGTGCGCGACGCCATGGAAAAAGCCCGTCCCACGGTGCTCGAACCCATCATGAGCGTGGAAATCGTGGCGCCGGAAGAGGCGCTCGGCGCGTCCATCAGCCTGTTCCAGAACTGCGGCGGCAAGGTCGAGGAACTCGGCGAGCGGGGCGGCATGCGCTATCTCTCGGGCATGGCTCCCATGCGCAAGCTCTTCGGCTTCTCCACCGCGCTGCGCTCCGCAACCCAGGGCCGCGCCGGATTCACGCTGCGCTTCAAGCATTACGACTCCATGTAG
- the proC gene encoding pyrroline-5-carboxylate reductase yields the protein MKRIGCIGCGNMGGGVLKGLVPHDFELLGHDHTRAKVEGIGPEGRVTFVETPLELAQRSDIVILAVKPYQMEAMLEEIRPALDESKVVVSLAAAFSQEKLRLGVENRCPVVRCMPNLPVVVGKGVFALCFDDPKLDKAAADELLTMFRLMGIAVVLPEAQFPAFSSLVGCGPAFVLLFMEGLLNAGITMGLKAGVSRELIAAMVEGTARLALESGESFADLRVKVCSPSGTTIRGVNHMERCAVPGHVTDAVLEALKRDQEMAAGK from the coding sequence ATGAAGAGAATCGGTTGCATAGGCTGCGGCAACATGGGCGGAGGCGTGCTCAAGGGACTTGTCCCGCACGACTTTGAACTGCTCGGCCACGATCACACCCGCGCCAAGGTGGAAGGCATAGGCCCCGAAGGCCGCGTGACCTTCGTGGAAACGCCGCTGGAACTTGCGCAGCGTTCCGACATCGTCATTCTTGCGGTGAAGCCCTATCAGATGGAAGCCATGCTGGAAGAAATCCGCCCCGCGCTGGACGAATCCAAGGTGGTGGTGTCGCTTGCGGCCGCCTTCTCGCAGGAAAAGCTGCGCCTGGGCGTGGAAAACCGCTGCCCCGTAGTGCGCTGCATGCCCAATCTGCCCGTGGTCGTGGGGAAGGGCGTGTTCGCCCTCTGTTTCGACGATCCCAAGCTGGACAAGGCCGCGGCCGACGAGCTGCTGACCATGTTCCGGCTCATGGGCATTGCCGTGGTGCTGCCCGAAGCGCAGTTTCCGGCGTTCTCCTCGCTGGTGGGCTGCGGTCCGGCCTTCGTGCTGCTGTTCATGGAAGGACTGCTCAATGCGGGCATCACCATGGGCCTCAAGGCCGGCGTCTCCCGCGAGCTCATCGCCGCCATGGTGGAAGGCACGGCCCGCCTTGCCCTGGAGAGCGGCGAAAGCTTTGCCGATCTGCGCGTGAAGGTGTGCTCGCCCTCCGGCACCACGATCCGCGGCGTGAACCACATGGAACGCTGCGCCGTGCCCGGTCACGTGACCGACGCCGTGCTCGAAGCCCTGAAACGCGATCAGGAAATGGCCGCGGGCAAATAA
- a CDS encoding GatB/YqeY domain-containing protein — protein sequence MSIAEQIDKDYIQAYKAKDQVKLGTLRLLKTAAKNRQVELMRPLEDDDYMDVLLREVKQRQDSIEQYNAAGRADLADKEAAEAAVLQSYLPAQLSDEELAEVVEKTVAPLLEGGMKNMGRAISAIMAEYKGRVDGKAVSAAVKARLQQAR from the coding sequence ATGAGTATCGCTGAACAGATAGACAAGGACTATATCCAGGCCTACAAGGCCAAGGATCAGGTTAAGCTCGGCACGCTGCGCCTGCTGAAAACCGCGGCCAAGAACCGTCAGGTCGAGCTCATGCGTCCCCTTGAGGACGACGACTACATGGACGTGCTTCTGCGCGAGGTCAAGCAGCGTCAGGATTCCATCGAGCAGTACAACGCCGCCGGTCGCGCCGATCTGGCCGACAAGGAAGCCGCCGAAGCCGCCGTGCTTCAGTCCTACCTGCCCGCGCAGCTCTCCGACGAGGAGCTCGCCGAAGTGGTGGAAAAAACCGTGGCTCCGCTGCTTGAAGGCGGCATGAAGAACATGGGCCGCGCCATCAGCGCCATCATGGCCGAATACAAGGGCCGTGTGGACGGCAAGGCCGTGAGCGCCGCCGTGAAGGCCCGTCTCCAGCAGGCCCGCTGA
- the rsmA gene encoding 16S rRNA (adenine(1518)-N(6)/adenine(1519)-N(6))-dimethyltransferase RsmA, whose protein sequence is MSDINLFTAARAKKSLGQHFLRDERVVQRIVDLLRPEEGDQIMEIGPGPGALTALLRPLPWSRLLLLEKDDHYAAEHAARPLPGLEVVAGDALTYPWESLEGPWKIAGNLPYNVASPLMWDIVSRAPRLARAVFMVQKEVGDRLTAKPGSRDYGALSVWIQSFVAARKGFVIGPAAFSPPPKVDSAVVVFEPLPEERRPRHPEALSRLIKLCFQQRRKQLQGILRRALPQSFVLEALAGLGIDPAQRPETLSVPQFQALADALFSGKNHA, encoded by the coding sequence ATGAGCGACATCAATCTCTTCACCGCAGCCAGAGCCAAAAAAAGCCTCGGGCAGCACTTTCTGCGCGACGAACGCGTGGTTCAGCGCATCGTGGATCTGCTGCGCCCGGAAGAGGGCGATCAGATCATGGAAATCGGTCCCGGCCCCGGCGCGCTCACCGCGCTGCTGCGTCCCCTGCCGTGGAGCAGGCTTCTGCTGCTGGAAAAGGACGATCACTACGCCGCCGAACACGCGGCAAGGCCTCTGCCCGGTCTTGAGGTCGTGGCGGGCGACGCCCTGACCTATCCGTGGGAATCGCTGGAAGGCCCGTGGAAAATCGCGGGAAATCTCCCCTACAACGTGGCTTCGCCGCTCATGTGGGACATCGTCAGCCGCGCGCCCCGCCTCGCCCGCGCCGTGTTCATGGTGCAGAAGGAAGTCGGCGACCGGCTCACCGCCAAGCCCGGTTCCAGGGACTACGGCGCGCTCAGCGTGTGGATTCAGAGCTTTGTCGCCGCGCGCAAAGGCTTCGTCATCGGCCCTGCGGCCTTTTCCCCGCCGCCCAAGGTCGATTCCGCCGTGGTCGTCTTCGAGCCCCTGCCGGAAGAACGCAGGCCCCGCCATCCCGAAGCGCTTTCCCGTCTCATCAAGCTGTGCTTCCAGCAGCGGAGAAAACAGCTTCAGGGCATACTGCGCCGCGCCCTGCCGCAGTCCTTCGTGCTCGAAGCGCTCGCAGGTCTCGGCATCGATCCCGCCCAGCGGCCGGAAACGCTCTCCGTCCCGCAGTTCCAGGCGTTGGCGGACGCGCTTTTTTCAGGAAAAAATCACGCCTGA
- the rpsU gene encoding 30S ribosomal protein S21 — MPGVFLNEDDYNFDIALRRFKKQVEKAGVLSEMKKRQHYEKPSVMRKKKKAAARKRLMKKMRKVNMG; from the coding sequence GTGCCCGGAGTTTTTCTCAACGAAGACGATTACAATTTCGACATTGCCCTGCGTCGCTTCAAGAAGCAGGTGGAAAAGGCCGGCGTTCTTTCTGAAATGAAGAAGCGTCAGCATTACGAAAAGCCCAGCGTCATGCGCAAGAAGAAGAAGGCCGCTGCCCGCAAGCGCCTCATGAAGAAGATGCGCAAGGTGAACATGGGTTAA
- a CDS encoding histidinol dehydrogenase, with protein sequence MSPITDLPAWLESFRPDDDLYADAYEGTPAHLRALLKTAIAFAFHRWKPDQGERSVTVESPRAGFARTERSRPASWVLAVAAEGFASPARLLAALVPAIIAGVDRIIVVSPAPFAPAVATALELSGIEDSFVLDDDCAADLYEDLRAASPDGRVAMFPGSGPLTSGQKDLLHRAAADGLRVFRDAPAPRILALGAEEGPLPEEIRKRLLWLHPDAELIDAPAPELRAVFTQGDVPSGCAAPLVAGPGMEACWPGPSPEFFRTRTLSAFLVQENQS encoded by the coding sequence ATGAGCCCCATTACCGACCTTCCCGCCTGGCTGGAGAGCTTCCGGCCGGACGACGACCTGTACGCCGACGCCTACGAAGGCACGCCCGCCCATCTTCGGGCCCTGCTCAAGACGGCCATCGCCTTTGCCTTCCACCGCTGGAAGCCGGATCAGGGCGAACGTTCCGTGACCGTGGAAAGTCCGCGCGCGGGCTTTGCCCGTACCGAGCGCTCGCGTCCGGCCTCGTGGGTTCTGGCCGTGGCGGCGGAAGGCTTCGCCTCGCCGGCGCGTCTTCTTGCCGCGCTCGTTCCGGCAATCATCGCGGGCGTTGACCGCATCATCGTCGTTTCGCCCGCGCCCTTTGCTCCGGCCGTGGCCACGGCGCTGGAACTTTCCGGCATCGAGGACTCCTTCGTGCTCGACGACGACTGCGCCGCCGATCTCTACGAAGATCTGCGCGCAGCTTCGCCCGACGGCCGCGTGGCGATGTTTCCGGGAAGCGGCCCGCTCACCTCGGGACAGAAGGATCTGCTGCACCGCGCCGCGGCCGACGGACTGCGCGTGTTCCGCGACGCTCCCGCGCCGCGCATTCTCGCCCTCGGCGCCGAGGAAGGCCCGCTGCCGGAAGAGATCAGAAAACGGCTTCTCTGGCTGCATCCCGACGCCGAACTCATCGACGCTCCAGCGCCGGAACTTCGCGCCGTGTTCACGCAGGGCGACGTTCCTTCAGGCTGCGCCGCGCCCCTCGTCGCGGGGCCGGGCATGGAAGCCTGCTGGCCCGGGCCCTCTCCCGAATTTTTCCGAACCCGCACCCTTTCCGCCTTTCTTGTCCAGGAGAACCAGTCATGA
- the ndk gene encoding nucleoside-diphosphate kinase: MLQQTLSIIKPDAVSRNLQGEILAMIQKSGLRIVAMKMIRLTRAQAEAFYEVHKERPFYADLVEYMISGPVVCSVLEGEDAIASYRALMGATNPAAAAEGTIRKLYAQSVQANAVHGSDAPETAAREIAFFFSRTEIVG, encoded by the coding sequence ATGCTTCAGCAAACCCTTTCCATCATCAAGCCCGACGCCGTGTCCCGCAATCTGCAGGGCGAGATTCTGGCCATGATCCAGAAGAGCGGCCTGCGCATCGTGGCCATGAAGATGATCCGGCTCACCCGCGCTCAGGCGGAAGCCTTTTACGAAGTACACAAGGAACGTCCCTTCTACGCGGATCTCGTGGAATACATGATTTCCGGCCCCGTGGTCTGCTCGGTGCTGGAAGGGGAAGACGCCATCGCCTCCTATCGCGCGCTCATGGGAGCCACCAATCCCGCCGCCGCGGCGGAAGGCACCATCCGCAAGCTCTACGCCCAGAGCGTTCAGGCCAACGCCGTTCACGGCTCCGACGCTCCCGAAACCGCCGCTCGGGAAATCGCCTTCTTCTTCAGCCGGACGGAAATCGTGGGCTGA
- a CDS encoding endonuclease MutS2, translating into MDDRTLHALEFPRVLERLSDFCLSEAGKEAALLLRPMNDAQAVRDAQLRYDETRSWLAEGDFSPVSFPDISGLLAHVRTHADPMLDMDGLWALKETLGLARRAAESIHAGASRRPLLDALACELPMPELSLSALMRCVSDDGYLKDESSPGLLLVRGELRGIHQNCLRRVKEFAEKYNIGRYLQDDYMTLSSDRYVLPLKANFKGRIQGIIHDYSNTGETLYFEPMFLVEQNNRLQELKQQEREEERKVMRMIADLLVQEMPQVEAAWKLLVEIDLGQAKCALGAALSGRCVPLEENALLSLPGARHPLLVLEAVRHAADKNYAGPRRIEPADLMLREGDRVLVISGGNAGGKTVALKTLGLITLMTLAGLPVPVDGGATLPYWNRVHAFIGDEQSLDDHVSTFTGQIHHLASIWESLDGHSLVLLDEFGSGTDPSQGAALAQAVLDGMLEKGAYTVTATHFPALKSYALTHDGVRAASVLFDPSTKKPLFHLAYDQVGASQALDVAREHGLPESVLKRAEHYLLMDGDDASAVMDRLNELARQREEELARLRDEERRMRDKRESLQQKLEKERQRLDEEVRKMSQELMRDYKSGKATAKQAQKEMSKLRADLARSARDMEEEKPAADPSAFTVGGEVLHRMWNRKAVLRELDEKNGKGKIDLNGVTMWAPLSDLQPASGAPSAPRGTVTARVSRPVSFLRLDLRGKRADLALAELEQFLDRSLLSGVEGVEIVHGRGTGALRKAVHELLRTFPGVASYHTAPEDQGGDGMTQVLFR; encoded by the coding sequence ATGGACGACAGGACTCTTCACGCTCTCGAATTTCCCCGCGTGCTTGAACGACTTTCCGACTTCTGCCTCTCCGAGGCGGGAAAGGAAGCCGCTCTTCTCCTGCGCCCCATGAACGACGCGCAGGCCGTGCGCGACGCCCAGCTTCGCTACGACGAGACGCGCTCCTGGCTGGCCGAAGGGGATTTTTCTCCGGTGTCGTTTCCCGACATTTCCGGCCTTCTCGCGCACGTGCGCACGCATGCCGATCCCATGCTCGACATGGACGGCCTGTGGGCCCTCAAGGAAACCCTCGGGCTCGCGCGCCGCGCCGCCGAAAGCATTCACGCGGGAGCGTCCAGACGCCCCCTGCTCGACGCCCTCGCCTGCGAGCTCCCCATGCCAGAACTTTCCCTTTCCGCGCTGATGCGCTGCGTGAGCGACGACGGCTACCTTAAAGATGAAAGCTCTCCCGGACTTCTGCTCGTGCGCGGAGAGCTGCGCGGCATCCATCAGAACTGCCTGCGCCGCGTCAAGGAGTTCGCCGAAAAGTACAACATCGGCCGCTACCTTCAGGACGACTACATGACCCTCTCGTCCGACCGCTACGTGCTGCCGCTCAAGGCCAACTTCAAGGGACGCATTCAGGGCATCATTCACGACTATTCCAACACAGGCGAAACGCTCTATTTCGAGCCCATGTTCCTGGTGGAGCAGAACAACCGCCTTCAGGAACTCAAACAGCAGGAACGCGAGGAAGAGCGCAAGGTCATGCGCATGATCGCCGACCTGCTTGTTCAGGAAATGCCGCAGGTCGAAGCCGCGTGGAAGCTGCTCGTGGAAATCGATCTCGGTCAGGCCAAGTGCGCCCTCGGCGCGGCCCTCAGCGGCCGCTGCGTGCCGCTGGAGGAAAACGCCCTGCTCAGTCTCCCGGGCGCAAGGCATCCGCTGCTCGTGCTTGAGGCCGTCCGTCACGCCGCAGACAAGAATTATGCCGGTCCGCGCCGCATCGAGCCCGCCGACCTCATGCTTCGCGAAGGCGACCGCGTGCTCGTCATCAGCGGCGGCAACGCCGGCGGCAAGACCGTGGCGCTCAAGACCCTCGGACTCATCACGCTCATGACCCTCGCAGGTCTGCCGGTTCCCGTGGACGGCGGAGCCACCCTCCCCTACTGGAACCGCGTCCATGCCTTCATCGGCGACGAGCAGAGTCTCGACGATCACGTGTCCACCTTCACCGGTCAGATTCATCATCTCGCCTCCATCTGGGAAAGCCTCGACGGCCATTCCCTGGTGCTGCTCGACGAATTCGGTTCCGGCACCGACCCCTCGCAGGGCGCGGCCCTTGCGCAGGCCGTGCTCGACGGCATGCTCGAAAAGGGCGCCTACACCGTGACGGCCACGCACTTTCCCGCGCTCAAGAGCTACGCGCTCACCCACGACGGCGTGCGCGCGGCCTCCGTGCTGTTCGATCCGTCCACCAAGAAGCCGCTCTTCCACCTGGCCTACGATCAGGTGGGCGCCAGCCAGGCCCTCGACGTGGCCCGCGAACACGGTCTGCCCGAATCCGTGCTCAAGCGCGCGGAGCACTATCTGCTCATGGACGGCGACGACGCAAGCGCCGTCATGGACAGGCTCAACGAGCTCGCCCGGCAGCGGGAAGAGGAACTCGCCCGCCTCAGGGACGAGGAGCGCCGCATGCGCGACAAGCGCGAGTCTCTCCAGCAGAAGCTGGAAAAGGAACGTCAGAGACTCGACGAGGAAGTGCGCAAGATGTCGCAGGAGCTCATGCGCGACTACAAGAGCGGCAAGGCCACGGCCAAGCAGGCCCAGAAGGAGATGTCGAAGCTCCGGGCCGATCTCGCCCGTTCCGCGCGCGACATGGAGGAGGAAAAGCCTGCGGCCGATCCTTCCGCCTTCACCGTGGGCGGCGAAGTGCTGCACCGCATGTGGAACCGCAAGGCCGTGCTGCGCGAACTCGACGAGAAGAACGGCAAGGGCAAGATAGACCTGAACGGCGTGACCATGTGGGCCCCGCTTTCCGATCTTCAGCCCGCCTCCGGCGCGCCTTCCGCGCCCAGGGGAACCGTGACCGCCAGAGTTTCGAGACCAGTTTCCTTTCTGCGTCTTGACTTGAGGGGGAAACGTGCTGATTTAGCTTTAGCGGAACTCGAACAGTTTCTCGACCGCTCCCTGCTTTCCGGCGTGGAAGGCGTGGAAATCGTTCACGGACGCGGAACCGGCGCGCTGCGCAAGGCCGTGCATGAACTTCTGCGCACCTTCCCCGGCGTGGCTTCCTACCACACCGCGCCCGAAGATCAGGGCGGCGACGGCATGACTCAGGTTCTGTTCCGCTAA
- a CDS encoding HU family DNA-binding protein translates to MTKAELIAKIAEQASISKSSAEQSLNALLEAIQEALASDGKLSLPGFGSLVVEERKERKGHNPRTGETITIPAGKVVKFRAGINLKKQIQ, encoded by the coding sequence ATGACCAAGGCCGAACTCATCGCCAAGATCGCCGAACAGGCCTCCATCAGCAAGAGCAGCGCGGAACAGTCCCTGAACGCCCTGCTCGAAGCCATTCAGGAAGCGCTCGCTTCCGACGGCAAGCTCTCCCTTCCGGGCTTCGGCTCGCTTGTTGTGGAAGAACGCAAGGAACGCAAGGGCCACAATCCCCGCACCGGCGAAACCATCACCATTCCCGCCGGCAAGGTCGTGAAATTCAGGGCTGGCATTAATCTGAAAAAGCAGATACAGTAG
- a CDS encoding S41 family peptidase, which translates to MKAVSAENDYDSLRRFSQILDMVEQYYVNDVSQKELLDGALKGMLQNLDPHSTLMSEKEFQEMQENTSGEFFGVGVEITMENGQVMVVSPIEDTPGYKAGLRAGDAIIAVDGQYTMEMSLTEVVSKMRGKRGTTVELQVLHKNSSRPVTMKIKRDAIPLISVKSRELEPGYWWIRLTRFSGHTAQELAEAVSKARARGALKGVVLDLRNNPGGLLDQSVEVADQFLKDGVIVSMRGRDPSSERTFKAHAQPDDVDCPLVVLVNSGSASASEIVAGALRDQKRALILGERTFGKGSVQNLIPLADGAGLKLTVARYYTPSGKSIQAEGITPDFEVAWEAPREDAAEPALLLREKDLRGHLEQKDEKAGPRKDEEKTGDAEDMSAMLARDNQLRLALQFVKTLPVLKTLKN; encoded by the coding sequence ATGAAGGCCGTCAGCGCGGAAAACGACTACGATTCCCTGCGCCGCTTCAGCCAGATTCTGGACATGGTGGAGCAGTACTATGTTAATGATGTTTCTCAGAAGGAACTGCTCGACGGCGCGCTCAAGGGCATGCTGCAGAACCTGGATCCTCATTCCACGCTCATGTCGGAAAAGGAATTTCAGGAAATGCAGGAGAACACCAGCGGCGAATTCTTCGGCGTGGGCGTGGAAATCACCATGGAGAACGGTCAGGTCATGGTGGTGAGCCCCATCGAGGACACGCCCGGCTACAAGGCCGGTCTGCGCGCGGGCGATGCCATCATTGCCGTGGACGGTCAGTACACCATGGAAATGTCGCTCACCGAAGTAGTTTCCAAAATGCGCGGCAAGCGCGGCACTACGGTGGAACTGCAGGTGCTGCACAAGAACAGCTCCCGCCCCGTGACCATGAAGATCAAGCGCGACGCCATTCCGCTCATCAGCGTGAAGTCGCGCGAGCTTGAGCCCGGCTACTGGTGGATTCGTCTCACGCGCTTCAGCGGACACACCGCGCAGGAACTTGCCGAAGCCGTGTCCAAGGCCAGAGCCAGGGGCGCGCTCAAGGGCGTGGTGCTCGATCTGCGCAACAACCCCGGCGGACTTCTCGATCAGAGCGTCGAGGTGGCCGATCAGTTTCTCAAGGACGGCGTCATCGTGTCCATGCGCGGCCGCGATCCGTCTTCCGAGCGCACCTTCAAGGCGCACGCCCAGCCCGACGACGTGGATTGTCCGCTCGTGGTGCTGGTGAATTCCGGTTCCGCCTCGGCTTCCGAAATCGTGGCCGGCGCGCTGCGCGATCAGAAGCGGGCCCTTATTCTCGGCGAGCGCACGTTCGGCAAGGGCTCGGTGCAGAATCTCATTCCGCTGGCCGACGGCGCGGGTCTCAAGCTCACCGTGGCCCGCTATTACACGCCTTCGGGCAAGTCCATTCAGGCCGAGGGCATTACGCCCGACTTCGAGGTGGCCTGGGAGGCTCCCCGCGAGGACGCCGCAGAACCCGCGCTGCTCCTGCGCGAAAAGGATCTGCGCGGCCATCTGGAACAGAAGGACGAAAAGGCGGGACCCCGCAAGGATGAGGAAAAGACGGGCGACGCCGAAGACATGAGCGCCATGCTCGCAAGAGACAATCAGCTTCGTCTGGCTCTTCAGTTCGTGAAGACGCTGCCGGTGCTGAAGACTCTCAAAAATTAG
- the rodA gene encoding rod shape-determining protein RodA, producing MQMPDRRMFFQINWGLVFITILLFAVGMVNLYSASGSRIEGGFVLSPFYQRQLVWGLIGLCVMVTCMLIDYRRIERLAVPCYVIVLILLMLVPIVGKTVYGAKRWIDLGVMNLQPSELAKFAVLMMGAKALCRDGESLGWKRLGQVLAIGVVPFLFIAKQPDLGSGLTVLVLLGGMVLFHGVKWKVLRVCLVVIPLLMPLGWFVLHDYQQERILTFLDPTRDPRGAGYHIIQSQIAIGSGEMFGKGFLAGTQSQLRFLPEKHTDFAIAVFGEEWGFAGCMTLVTLFCLFLMAMYSTVRDAKDRFGSTLAAGIFFYFFWQIIVNIGMVVGLMPVVGMPLPFISYGGTALVVNCALVGIVLSISMRRFVFKS from the coding sequence ATGCAGATGCCCGACAGAAGAATGTTCTTCCAGATAAACTGGGGGCTTGTCTTCATCACCATCCTGCTGTTCGCCGTGGGCATGGTGAACCTGTATTCCGCGAGCGGCTCCCGCATCGAAGGCGGTTTCGTGCTTTCGCCCTTTTATCAGCGTCAGCTCGTGTGGGGGCTGATCGGACTTTGCGTCATGGTGACGTGCATGCTCATCGACTACCGGCGCATCGAACGACTGGCGGTGCCGTGCTACGTCATTGTACTCATTCTGCTCATGCTGGTGCCCATCGTGGGCAAAACCGTGTACGGCGCCAAGCGCTGGATAGATCTCGGCGTCATGAACCTGCAGCCGAGCGAGCTGGCCAAGTTCGCCGTGCTCATGATGGGCGCCAAGGCCCTCTGCCGCGACGGGGAGTCGCTGGGCTGGAAAAGACTCGGGCAGGTGCTCGCCATCGGCGTGGTTCCCTTTCTGTTCATCGCCAAGCAGCCCGACCTCGGCTCCGGGCTCACCGTGCTGGTGCTGCTCGGCGGCATGGTGCTCTTTCACGGCGTGAAGTGGAAGGTGCTGCGCGTGTGTCTCGTGGTCATTCCGCTGCTCATGCCGCTCGGCTGGTTCGTGCTGCACGACTATCAGCAGGAGCGCATTCTGACGTTCCTCGACCCCACGCGCGATCCCCGCGGTGCGGGATATCACATCATTCAGTCGCAGATAGCCATCGGTTCGGGCGAGATGTTCGGCAAGGGGTTTCTGGCGGGCACGCAGAGTCAGCTGCGCTTCCTGCCGGAAAAGCACACCGACTTCGCCATTGCCGTGTTCGGCGAGGAATGGGGGTTCGCGGGCTGCATGACGCTGGTCACGCTGTTCTGCCTGTTCCTCATGGCCATGTACAGCACGGTGCGCGACGCCAAGGACCGCTTCGGCAGCACGCTGGCCGCGGGCATATTCTTCTACTTCTTCTGGCAGATCATCGTGAACATCGGCATGGTGGTGGGGCTCATGCCCGTGGTGGGCATGCCGCTGCCGTTCATCAGCTACGGCGGCACGGCGCTGGTGGTGAACTGCGCCCTTGTGGGCATCGTGCTCAGCATTTCCATGCGCCGTTTCGTGTTCAAGAGCTAG